The genomic DNA CGACCTGGTTTCTCAGTACCCTGATATCATCGGTGAGCCCGACATCCAAGGGGTAACCACGCAGGCCGACGGAACGTTGGTCTTCCGGGTCCAGTTTTACGTTAAAAACGGGATGCAATTTGCAATTCAGCGCGATTTTTTAGCAGCCTACTTGGATGCAGCCCGAGCAGCGGGAATACAACTGCCTTCGCCGCGACTGAATATCGCACCAACGCATAAATAAGTTACACCAAACTAGCCCGCACCTCGGTTGCTCAAACGTGAGCGCTGACGTGCGGGCTTCATTTACGAAATAACTAACTAAAAACAACGCACTGACTAAACTTGTTAGTCCAATGCGTTGTTTGAAATTATTTGTGCAAAGCGTTTCGGTGAGTCAAAAAACCAGTCATTGCATCGACGCCACTCATAATGGCAGCCGTGTGTGGCACCATGTTTTCCGAGTGTAACGAATACGGACTGTCGACCCCTAACCAGAACATTGTCCCTGGAATCTGATGAATCAAATAACCGAAATCTTCACCGGTCATTGCTGGTTTTGTTTCAATGAAGTTGACATCATCATCATCCTGCATGTACTTGATAAAATCAGCAGTGATTGCGTCATTGTTCTCCACTGGATAATAACCACCCTGATTGAGCTTTAAATCAATATTGCAGTCATAAGCGAGCGCGATTCCTTCAGTAATCGTCCGAACCCGCCGCTGAATATGCATGTTCATCTCCTGCGTCAACGCTCGGATCGTCCCGTCAATCTGCGCCTCACCGGCAATCACATTGCCAATCGTGCCAGCAGTAAAGTGACCTAATGTCACCACACCACTTTGAATCGGGTCCACGTTGCGCGCTACGATCGTCTGCAACTGGGAGACTAACGCTGCCCCAGCGACAACCATATCATTGGCTTGATGTGGATATGCAGCATGGCCACTCTTTCCACTCAAGTGCGCATGGATCTCACAAGTGCCGGCAAACAACGTGCCCATCCGACAACCGATTGCCCCTGTTGGTAGGTTCGGATTGTCATGAAATGCAAAGATTTCATCCGGCATCCAATCACCAGTTAAAGCTCCGCTCTCATACAAGCGCTGACCACCTGACG from Lactiplantibacillus paraplantarum includes the following:
- a CDS encoding N-acetyldiaminopimelate deacetylase, yielding MVLRETDLIPIYQHLHQIPEIGLQEHETQAYLLSIIGKMPQDWLTIKTIPTLDTAILVKVSGLKHDYRIGYRTDIDALPVTENTGLPFASTHPGVMHACGHDIHMSVALGILSYFAENRPATDMVFMFQPAEENASGGQRLYESGALTGDWMPDEIFAFHDNPNLPTGAIGCRMGTLFAGTCEIHAHLSGKSGHAAYPHQANDMVVAGAALVSQLQTIVARNVDPIQSGVVTLGHFTAGTIGNVIAGEAQIDGTIRALTQEMNMHIQRRVRTITEGIALAYDCNIDLKLNQGGYYPVENNDAITADFIKYMQDDDDVNFIETKPAMTGEDFGYLIHQIPGTMFWLGVDSPYSLHSENMVPHTAAIMSGVDAMTGFLTHRNALHK